Proteins from a genomic interval of Chionomys nivalis chromosome 7, mChiNiv1.1, whole genome shotgun sequence:
- the H3-4 gene encoding histone H3.1t has protein sequence MARTKQTARKSTGGKAPRKQLATKVARKSAPATGGVKKPHRYHPGTVALREIRRYQKSTELLIRKLPFQRLVREIAQDFKTDLRFQSSAVMALQEACESYLVGLFEDTNLCAIHAKRVTIMPKDIQLARRIRGERA, from the coding sequence ATGGCTCGTACCAAGCAGACGGCGCGGAAGTCGACGGGAGGCAAGGCTCCACGCAAGCAGTTAGCCACGAAAGTGGCACGCAAGAGTGCACCGGCCACTGGCGGCGTGAAGAAGCCGCACCGCTACCACCCGGGCACGGTAGCGCTCCGCGAGATCCGCCGCTACCAGAAGTCCACCGAGCTGCTGATCCGCAAGCTGCCGTTCCAGCGCTTGGTGCGCGAGATCGCCCAGGACTTCAAGACCGACCTGCGCTTTCAGAGCTCAGCCGTGATGGCTCTGCAGGAGGCCTGCGAGTCCTACCTCGTAGGGCTCTTCGAGGACACCAACCTGTGCGCCATCCACGCCAAGCGGGTGACCATCATGCCGAAGGACATCCAGCTGGCTCGGCGCATCCGCGGAGAGCGGGCCTAG